One window of the Granulicella arctica genome contains the following:
- a CDS encoding DEAD/DEAH box helicase: protein MTTATLEPQQPVAQLDNVMETPTGMTLVKDVQFNDFKISDSLKSRLAAAGFVLPTPVQAKAIPPALEGSDILATASTGTGKTLSFLIPMIERMDATSVPSTRGKRGPIRSLILLPTRELAMQVLEAYGKLVPGSRGDAVLVCGGLSENTQLDQLERGPRLVVATPGRLEDFLRRRSVNLSSVEMFVLDEVDRMLDMGFLPAIRRIVGAIPKTRQTMCYSATLDANIREIVRDYVSNPVRVEIGTTSKPSDRVELRVYTVMQDQKLGLLDQMLRTEEGTFLVFSRTKHGADRVAKKLEKLGHDADVIHGDRSQSQRTAALKGFANGKHRVLVATDVAARGIDVNDIAHVVNYDLPNASDDFVHRIGRTGRAGKKGVATTFVMPQERGDARKLERELKIKFEWREADKNLEKEERNKPLDLSQSNDLTSLETRSWKGNEPVSPMTPNAPFRSAGAGAGGFRNRSGNGGGGGFAGGRNSGGRPGSNGRASSNRPGSSRSGPARRGQ, encoded by the coding sequence TTGACCACTGCAACTCTCGAACCGCAGCAGCCTGTAGCACAGCTCGACAATGTAATGGAAACACCCACGGGCATGACCCTCGTCAAAGATGTTCAGTTCAATGACTTCAAGATCTCTGATTCCTTAAAAAGCCGCCTTGCGGCTGCAGGATTTGTGCTGCCGACCCCGGTACAGGCAAAGGCGATTCCGCCGGCGCTTGAGGGTTCGGACATTCTTGCTACCGCCTCAACCGGCACCGGCAAGACGCTCAGCTTTTTGATCCCGATGATCGAGCGCATGGATGCGACTTCGGTTCCGAGCACGCGCGGCAAGCGCGGCCCGATCCGTTCGCTAATCCTGCTGCCAACGCGTGAGCTTGCGATGCAGGTTCTTGAAGCGTACGGCAAGCTTGTCCCCGGCTCGCGTGGCGATGCGGTTCTGGTGTGCGGCGGTCTCTCTGAGAACACGCAGCTTGACCAGCTTGAGCGCGGTCCTCGCCTTGTTGTGGCGACGCCTGGCCGTCTCGAAGACTTCCTCCGCCGCCGTTCGGTGAACCTTTCCAGCGTGGAGATGTTCGTTCTGGACGAGGTGGATCGGATGCTCGATATGGGCTTCCTTCCGGCGATTCGCCGCATTGTGGGCGCTATCCCGAAGACACGCCAGACGATGTGCTACTCGGCTACGCTCGACGCGAACATTCGCGAGATCGTTCGCGACTACGTCAGCAACCCGGTTCGGGTGGAGATTGGTACGACGTCGAAGCCTTCGGATCGTGTTGAGCTTCGCGTCTACACGGTGATGCAGGACCAGAAGCTTGGCTTGCTCGACCAGATGCTTCGCACTGAAGAGGGTACGTTCCTCGTCTTCTCGCGCACCAAGCATGGCGCAGACCGCGTCGCGAAGAAGCTTGAGAAGCTTGGCCATGATGCGGATGTGATCCATGGCGATCGCTCGCAGTCGCAGCGGACGGCGGCTCTGAAGGGCTTCGCCAACGGCAAGCACCGCGTCCTCGTGGCGACGGATGTGGCGGCTCGCGGTATCGATGTGAATGATATTGCTCACGTGGTGAACTACGATCTGCCGAATGCTTCGGACGACTTTGTCCACCGGATTGGCCGTACGGGCCGCGCCGGCAAGAAGGGTGTAGCGACGACGTTCGTGATGCCGCAGGAGCGCGGCGATGCACGGAAGCTCGAGCGTGAATTGAAGATCAAGTTTGAATGGCGCGAAGCCGATAAGAACCTTGAGAAGGAAGAGCGCAACAAGCCTCTCGATCTCAGCCAGAGCAACGATCTTACGTCGCTTGAGACGCGGTCCTGGAAGGGCAATGAGCCGGTCTCTCCGATGACTCCGAATGCGCCGTTCCGTTCCGCGGGTGCAGGAGCCGGTGGCTTCCGCAATCGTAGCGGCAATGGTGGTGGCGGCGGATTTGCCGGCGGACGAAACTCCGGCGGACGTCCGGGTTCGAATGGGCGCGCCAGCAGCAATCGTCCCGGTAGCAGCCGCTCGGGCCCAGCCCGTCGCGGTCAGTAA
- a CDS encoding carboxypeptidase-like regulatory domain-containing protein, translating into MYLMYGRLPPGSLRLAVVLLFLSTPFIAPGQSPSSALQAERSSLETRAGVVSGTVTDLDGAVIEGAHITLSITSAPVLKTVSAADGSFSFDAIASGEFKLTIASEGFATKLITGTLQPDKPYEVPLIELTAATNVDVEVTLSQHDLAIVEVKAEEQQRLAGFLPNFFVTYDWHAAPLSSKQKFELAWRTTLDPATLIVNGAVAGVQQAQNDFSGYGQGAQGYGKRYGAAFADTVTGNFLGGAILPSLLHQDPRYFYLGRGSIPKRAGYALAAAVICRGDNGKWQPNYSSILGDLAAGGISNLYYPAADRNGASLTIENGVLGIVGDAVGNVIQEFVFRKITPHLPRSNSNTP; encoded by the coding sequence ATGTATTTGATGTACGGACGACTCCCGCCTGGTTCTCTTCGACTCGCGGTCGTTCTCCTCTTCCTCTCGACGCCCTTCATCGCCCCAGGCCAGTCGCCCTCATCCGCCCTGCAGGCAGAACGATCCTCGCTTGAAACCAGGGCAGGCGTCGTCAGCGGAACCGTCACAGATCTTGATGGCGCCGTTATCGAAGGCGCTCACATCACACTTTCCATCACCTCCGCACCCGTCCTGAAAACCGTCTCCGCAGCCGACGGGAGCTTTAGCTTCGACGCCATCGCCTCGGGAGAGTTCAAGCTCACCATCGCCTCCGAAGGCTTCGCCACCAAACTCATCACAGGCACCCTCCAGCCCGACAAGCCCTACGAAGTTCCACTCATCGAACTGACCGCCGCCACCAACGTCGACGTGGAAGTCACCCTCTCCCAACACGACCTCGCCATCGTCGAGGTCAAAGCCGAGGAGCAACAACGCCTCGCCGGCTTCCTCCCCAACTTCTTCGTCACCTACGACTGGCATGCCGCCCCACTTAGCTCGAAGCAGAAGTTCGAACTGGCTTGGCGCACCACCCTCGATCCGGCAACCCTCATCGTCAACGGAGCAGTTGCTGGAGTCCAGCAGGCCCAAAACGACTTCAGCGGCTATGGTCAGGGGGCCCAGGGATACGGCAAACGCTACGGCGCAGCCTTCGCCGACACCGTCACCGGCAACTTTCTAGGCGGCGCAATCCTACCTTCCCTCCTCCACCAGGATCCCCGCTACTTCTACCTTGGCCGCGGCAGCATCCCAAAACGCGCCGGATACGCCCTCGCCGCCGCTGTCATCTGCCGCGGCGACAACGGCAAGTGGCAGCCAAACTACTCCAGCATCCTCGGCGATCTGGCCGCCGGAGGAATCTCCAATCTCTACTACCCAGCCGCCGACCGTAACGGAGCCAGCCTCACCATCGAAAATGGCGTCCTCGGCATAGTCGGCGACGCCGTAGGGAACGTGATCCAGGAATTCGTCTTCCGCAAGATCACCCCCCACCTCCCCAGAAGCAACTCAAACACCCCCTGA
- the msrA gene encoding peptide-methionine (S)-S-oxide reductase MsrA yields the protein MAIEKATFGAGCFWGVEARFNELTGVLDTAAGYEGGNMEHPTYKEVCTDRTGHAEVVDVTFDPSRLSYDTLLDAFFSLHDPTQLNRQGPDFGTQYRSVIFAHSEEQVAKAKAKIMELNAAGSFRKPIATQVVPATIFWKAEEYHQRYLEKRGMVSCHI from the coding sequence GTGGCAATTGAAAAGGCAACATTTGGAGCAGGTTGTTTCTGGGGCGTTGAGGCCCGATTCAACGAATTGACGGGCGTGCTCGATACCGCCGCTGGTTATGAAGGCGGCAACATGGAGCACCCTACGTACAAGGAAGTGTGTACGGACCGCACCGGTCACGCGGAGGTTGTGGATGTGACGTTTGACCCATCGCGACTCTCGTATGACACGCTGCTGGATGCGTTCTTCTCGCTGCATGATCCGACGCAATTGAACCGGCAGGGCCCTGACTTTGGGACGCAGTATCGCAGCGTGATCTTTGCCCACTCCGAGGAGCAGGTGGCTAAGGCTAAGGCAAAGATCATGGAGCTGAATGCAGCGGGTAGCTTCCGGAAGCCGATTGCTACGCAGGTCGTTCCGGCAACGATCTTCTGGAAGGCTGAGGAATATCACCAGCGGTATCTGGAGAAGCGCGGTATGGTGAGCTGCCATATCTAG
- a CDS encoding pseudouridine synthase has protein sequence MTTKHTSPTPQDAEPKGDRLQKILAQAGIASRRKAEEIILEGRVKVNGTVVNTLGTRHDASRDHIRVDGKLLAGPEQQRYYMLNKPRGYVTTLDDPEKRPTVMQLMAKQKSGPHGDNVRLYPVGRLDYLSEGLLLMTNDGALANALSKAAAGVEKTYLVKVSGQPTPESVDQIRRGIMIDRGRLDEIRSGRRDRVITAPAQVELVRGGDNPWYQLTLTEGRNRQLRKMFEEIGHHVEKIRRIGYGALRLDVPPGEFRELTLGEVMALDRAAKGKKVVPKAKLPEFAQLKAPVKKTRSGKPRRQPTGGKAPRRA, from the coding sequence ATGACCACGAAGCATACCTCTCCCACCCCTCAAGACGCTGAACCAAAAGGCGACCGCCTCCAGAAGATCCTTGCGCAGGCTGGCATTGCAAGCCGCCGCAAGGCTGAGGAGATCATCCTTGAAGGCCGTGTGAAGGTGAACGGCACCGTCGTGAATACACTCGGTACGCGGCATGATGCTTCGCGTGACCACATCCGCGTAGACGGCAAACTGCTTGCGGGGCCGGAGCAGCAGCGGTATTACATGCTCAACAAGCCGCGCGGCTATGTGACGACTCTGGACGATCCTGAGAAGCGTCCGACGGTGATGCAGCTGATGGCGAAGCAGAAGTCCGGGCCGCATGGTGACAACGTTCGGCTTTACCCTGTGGGCCGGCTCGATTACCTGAGTGAAGGCTTGTTGCTGATGACCAATGATGGCGCGCTGGCAAATGCGCTTTCGAAGGCTGCGGCTGGTGTCGAGAAGACCTACCTGGTGAAGGTGAGCGGGCAGCCTACGCCTGAGAGTGTGGACCAGATTCGGCGCGGGATCATGATTGATCGCGGCCGCCTGGATGAGATTCGGTCGGGGCGACGGGACAGGGTTATTACGGCTCCAGCGCAGGTGGAGCTGGTGCGTGGTGGCGACAATCCCTGGTACCAACTGACGTTGACGGAGGGCCGGAATCGCCAACTTCGCAAGATGTTTGAAGAGATCGGCCATCACGTTGAGAAGATCCGGCGCATTGGCTACGGAGCGCTTCGACTTGATGTGCCGCCGGGTGAGTTCCGCGAACTGACCTTGGGCGAGGTGATGGCTCTTGACCGAGCCGCGAAGGGTAAGAAGGTCGTTCCCAAGGCAAAGCTGCCCGAGTTTGCCCAGTTGAAGGCACCTGTGAAGAAGACACGCTCTGGAAAGCCGCGTCGTCAGCCGACCGGTGGGAAAGCCCCCCGACGCGCTTGA
- the scpB gene encoding SMC-Scp complex subunit ScpB, translated as MSLKAKIEAVIYASEEPVTLVQLAGLLGHEAQAELDHHDSAQRRLLLDDPEEIDTPADADELNSEVLSAAEEVDEAAAEPSSSEAELAVATAGEHEAGAGLSYEKAEEKKAVREEKARAIRLRDYFRSLLDQLISDYAHGDRGLEIREVAGGYRLATKPEYHDAVRGFVKSLKPPLKLTLQALETLAVVAYKQPVTSPEISEIRGVDSGGVLGSLMARKLITTAGRKQVIGRPILYKTTRDFLLRFGLKDINELPSIEEFEKMAGELADVEPVQEEIPMADMPRSSTESITGGNLEEEREATEPQADGDSTDVDTVPVDGRLAGLPPSYDEADDPSAREAEQQSDEAEEESR; from the coding sequence TTGAGCCTGAAAGCAAAGATCGAAGCCGTTATTTACGCCTCTGAAGAGCCAGTAACCCTCGTTCAACTAGCCGGTCTGCTGGGACATGAGGCCCAGGCTGAACTGGACCATCATGATTCGGCCCAGCGCAGGTTGTTGCTAGACGATCCCGAAGAGATCGACACACCTGCCGATGCAGATGAGCTGAATAGCGAGGTGCTGTCAGCAGCCGAGGAGGTTGACGAAGCGGCGGCGGAGCCTTCTTCTTCTGAAGCCGAGCTGGCTGTCGCCACTGCCGGAGAGCATGAAGCCGGCGCCGGACTTTCTTACGAAAAGGCTGAGGAGAAAAAGGCGGTGCGTGAAGAGAAGGCGCGGGCGATTCGACTGCGCGACTACTTCCGGAGTCTGCTCGACCAGTTGATCAGTGACTACGCGCATGGGGATCGCGGGCTTGAAATTCGCGAGGTGGCCGGTGGGTACAGGCTGGCTACCAAGCCGGAGTATCACGATGCGGTGCGCGGCTTTGTGAAGTCGCTGAAGCCTCCGTTGAAGCTGACTCTGCAGGCGCTCGAGACGTTGGCGGTGGTCGCGTACAAGCAGCCAGTGACGTCACCGGAGATCTCAGAGATTCGCGGGGTGGACTCGGGCGGTGTGCTCGGGTCGCTGATGGCGCGCAAGCTGATTACGACTGCGGGTCGGAAACAGGTGATTGGGCGTCCGATTCTTTACAAGACTACAAGGGACTTCCTGCTGCGCTTCGGATTGAAGGACATCAACGAGCTTCCAAGCATCGAAGAGTTTGAAAAGATGGCTGGCGAGCTTGCTGACGTCGAGCCAGTCCAGGAGGAGATACCCATGGCGGATATGCCACGATCCAGCACAGAGAGCATTACGGGCGGGAACCTCGAGGAGGAGCGCGAGGCTACCGAGCCTCAGGCGGATGGCGACAGCACGGATGTCGATACTGTTCCGGTCGACGGACGACTGGCCGGACTTCCGCCTAGTTACGACGAGGCGGATGATCCTTCGGCACGTGAGGCTGAGCAGCAGTCGGATGAAGCCGAAGAGGAGAGCCGATGA
- a CDS encoding sensor domain-containing diguanylate cyclase, with the protein MELAATIEEQAKSSREAALLVNARDELQLCVSLRQAHQSIVRHFEALLPGTRGATLTINNSRRMVEIAETWNCPEKLSDGFELDACCGLRAGRVRWRNPGLSEVNCTHFQGEAPESYLCMPLAAHGETLGFVYAECPSPEMAAQAEQKVSLLNEMVELASMSIASLNLKAKLENQSIRDGLTNLFNRRFMESALERELHRAARQKTSLALMIVDVDHFKMFNDTFGHEAGDAVLREAAECLRNSARAEDIVCRFGGEEFVIILPEIAKEVALERAELFRKKVSGIQMHFRGDPLRKISISIGLSMYPETAARGEDLIREADQALYQAKALGRNRVQLSKELSEASLAEA; encoded by the coding sequence ATGGAGCTGGCCGCGACGATTGAGGAGCAGGCGAAGAGTTCGCGAGAGGCTGCATTGCTGGTCAATGCGCGAGACGAACTACAGTTGTGCGTCTCGCTTCGGCAGGCTCATCAGTCGATTGTGCGTCACTTTGAAGCGCTGCTTCCGGGAACGCGAGGAGCGACGCTGACCATCAATAATTCACGGCGGATGGTCGAGATTGCGGAGACCTGGAATTGTCCCGAGAAGCTGTCCGATGGCTTTGAGCTGGACGCCTGTTGTGGCTTGAGGGCGGGACGAGTACGGTGGAGAAATCCTGGTCTTTCCGAGGTGAACTGCACGCATTTCCAAGGCGAAGCGCCGGAGAGCTACTTGTGTATGCCGCTTGCAGCGCATGGCGAGACACTTGGGTTTGTGTATGCGGAATGCCCGTCCCCCGAAATGGCCGCGCAGGCTGAACAGAAGGTGTCCCTGTTGAACGAGATGGTGGAACTCGCATCCATGTCGATTGCGAGCCTTAATTTGAAGGCGAAGCTCGAGAATCAATCAATTCGCGATGGGCTTACGAATCTCTTCAATCGGCGTTTTATGGAAAGCGCTCTCGAACGTGAGCTGCATCGCGCGGCACGACAGAAGACGAGTCTCGCGCTAATGATCGTTGATGTTGACCATTTTAAAATGTTCAATGATACGTTCGGTCACGAGGCGGGAGACGCTGTGCTGCGTGAAGCTGCAGAGTGTCTCAGAAATTCGGCCCGAGCCGAGGATATTGTTTGTCGATTTGGAGGCGAGGAGTTCGTGATTATCCTGCCGGAGATCGCCAAAGAGGTTGCGTTGGAGCGCGCTGAACTATTCCGTAAAAAGGTGAGCGGTATCCAGATGCACTTTCGCGGCGATCCGCTCCGCAAAATCAGCATCTCGATCGGTTTGAGCATGTACCCTGAAACGGCTGCACGTGGTGAAGACCTGATCCGTGAGGCAGACCAGGCACTTTATCAGGCGAAGGCGCTCGGACGCAATCGAGTGCAGTTGAGCAAGGAGCTTTCAGAGGCGAGCTTAGCAGAGGCGTAG
- a CDS encoding inorganic phosphate transporter, which produces MATPVLTPTGSLLDEKLKKSSPGKIGGIVFGIMLLGGLVYIGMKLSKDLAVVHNASIFPFVLLGLALFIALGFEFVNGFHDTANAVATVIYTHSLEPHIAVVWSGLWNFIGVLTSSGAVAFSIISLLPVELILKVSKGSGFSMVFALLVAAILWNLATWWRGLPASSSHTMIGSILGVGIANQLMQGNSGTAGVDWEQVTKVFKALLISPVVGFVLAALVFLLFKLVAKDPRLYKAPEGTAPPPFYIRALLVLTCTGVSFAHGSNDGQKGMGLIMLILVGTVPTAYALNHTVNASQVQTFAAVSTQVAGALGNYVEPGATLQDVTPELEHFISTKKYEPGVMLALQQEVTDIRNEATSYGALSNVPANMQSNVRNQMYLTSETLRLMPKLGPKMNDGDIKIISNYKGFLDKSTKFIPTWVKVAVALALGLGTMVGWKRIVVTVGEKIGKTHLTYAQGASAELVAMVTILAADGYGLPVSTTHVLSSGVAGTMAANRSGLQMSTLRDIALAWVFTLPVAALLSGCLFWLFNMIAK; this is translated from the coding sequence ATGGCTACTCCTGTTTTGACTCCTACCGGCTCGTTATTGGACGAGAAACTCAAAAAATCTTCTCCCGGAAAGATTGGCGGCATTGTTTTCGGCATCATGCTCCTTGGCGGACTGGTGTATATCGGCATGAAGCTTTCGAAGGATCTCGCGGTTGTTCACAACGCCTCGATCTTCCCGTTTGTTTTATTAGGTTTGGCGCTGTTCATTGCCCTTGGCTTCGAGTTTGTGAACGGCTTCCACGATACTGCCAATGCAGTTGCGACGGTGATCTACACGCATTCGCTTGAGCCGCATATTGCCGTGGTCTGGTCCGGTCTGTGGAACTTTATCGGTGTACTGACGAGTTCGGGAGCGGTGGCATTCTCGATTATTTCGTTGCTTCCGGTGGAGTTGATCCTGAAGGTCAGCAAGGGGTCGGGCTTCTCGATGGTGTTTGCGCTGCTTGTTGCGGCGATTCTCTGGAATCTCGCTACGTGGTGGCGCGGTCTTCCGGCCTCCAGTTCACACACGATGATCGGTTCAATCCTCGGCGTGGGTATCGCAAACCAACTGATGCAGGGTAACTCCGGCACGGCTGGGGTGGACTGGGAGCAGGTCACAAAGGTGTTCAAGGCGCTACTGATCTCGCCGGTTGTGGGCTTTGTACTAGCGGCATTGGTGTTCCTGCTGTTCAAGCTTGTAGCTAAGGATCCTCGTCTGTATAAGGCTCCCGAGGGAACCGCACCGCCACCGTTCTACATTCGCGCGCTGCTAGTGCTGACCTGCACAGGTGTAAGTTTTGCGCACGGTTCGAATGATGGGCAGAAGGGTATGGGCCTGATCATGCTGATCCTCGTCGGTACGGTACCGACGGCCTATGCACTGAATCACACGGTAAACGCTTCGCAGGTGCAGACATTTGCTGCTGTCTCGACACAGGTTGCCGGAGCGCTAGGAAACTATGTGGAGCCGGGTGCGACGCTGCAGGATGTGACGCCCGAGCTTGAGCACTTCATCAGCACGAAAAAGTACGAGCCTGGCGTGATGCTTGCCCTCCAGCAGGAGGTCACGGACATCCGCAACGAGGCGACCTCATACGGTGCGCTGAGCAACGTGCCAGCAAACATGCAGTCGAACGTGCGAAACCAGATGTATCTGACGAGCGAGACGCTTCGCCTGATGCCAAAGCTTGGGCCGAAGATGAACGATGGCGACATCAAGATCATTTCGAACTACAAGGGCTTCCTGGATAAATCGACCAAGTTCATTCCAACCTGGGTGAAGGTGGCGGTTGCGCTGGCGCTCGGCCTTGGAACGATGGTTGGTTGGAAGCGCATCGTAGTGACGGTCGGCGAGAAGATCGGCAAGACGCACCTTACGTATGCGCAGGGCGCCTCGGCGGAGCTGGTCGCGATGGTAACGATCCTCGCTGCCGATGGCTATGGATTGCCGGTGAGTACGACGCACGTGCTCTCCTCAGGTGTCGCCGGAACGATGGCGGCAAATCGAAGCGGGTTGCAGATGTCGACGCTAAGGGACATCGCTCTGGCGTGGGTGTTCACGCTACCAGTAGCGGCGCTGCTCTCTGGCTGCCTATTCTGGCTATTCAACATGATCGCTAAGTAG
- a CDS encoding O-acetyl-ADP-ribose deacetylase, protein MVQLELIEGDITKLAVDAIVNAANPELQGGGGVDGAIHRAAGPELLKASLALGGCPTGSAKATPGFALPATWVFHAVGPVWFGGNRGEDAALASCYRRCLELATVHDVKTIAFPAISTGIYGFPHERAAEIAVSSIREWAEECGVERVIFCCFNRRTATIYQDLLATPTASRPEPATGR, encoded by the coding sequence ATGGTTCAGCTTGAGCTTATTGAAGGAGATATTACGAAACTGGCGGTGGATGCCATCGTCAACGCCGCCAATCCTGAGTTGCAGGGTGGAGGCGGCGTGGATGGCGCCATTCATCGTGCGGCAGGTCCAGAGTTGCTCAAAGCCAGTCTGGCCCTGGGCGGATGCCCGACCGGTAGCGCAAAAGCTACACCAGGTTTTGCACTTCCAGCCACATGGGTCTTCCATGCTGTTGGGCCGGTATGGTTTGGTGGCAATCGCGGAGAGGACGCGGCTCTTGCCTCCTGCTACCGTCGCTGCCTTGAGCTAGCCACCGTCCACGATGTCAAGACGATCGCCTTCCCCGCCATCTCGACGGGTATCTACGGCTTTCCCCACGAGCGGGCAGCAGAGATCGCGGTCAGTTCGATTAGAGAATGGGCCGAAGAGTGCGGCGTTGAACGGGTCATCTTCTGCTGCTTCAACCGCCGGACCGCAACGATCTATCAAGACTTGCTTGCAACGCCTACTGCCAGTCGTCCCGAGCCTGCGACTGGTCGGTAA
- a CDS encoding segregation and condensation protein A translates to MADEDIKSDELSQQAPSNNLEEQSAPVETQEVPFALEPRPIQPPLPEAKRPTAAKEEASQSPFSVTVGQVYDGPFDLLLDLIRKQNIDIYDIPIGRITAQFLEYTHHLKETDVDAAGEFIYMASLLIHIKSKTLLPRDPLLAGMDSDPEDPRRELVERLLEHERFKSAAQMLMQKQQIEEATWTNPGMKNFRRQEAAEGGPALDDSREIAADTVDLVRVFQDILARLRARPVLNVDEESVTVAQMIDYVKRRLVMEDKPVSLRRLLHNTHSERALICMFLAMLELVRLQAVLLHQPVMQGDILIKKTDAFEQVFTDQSQARDDWQ, encoded by the coding sequence ATGGCTGACGAAGATATCAAATCGGACGAATTGTCGCAGCAGGCCCCCTCCAACAATTTGGAGGAGCAGTCAGCGCCGGTGGAGACGCAAGAGGTTCCATTTGCTTTGGAGCCACGGCCGATCCAGCCGCCTTTGCCTGAGGCGAAGCGGCCTACTGCGGCTAAGGAAGAGGCTTCGCAATCTCCTTTTTCGGTGACGGTTGGGCAGGTCTACGACGGGCCGTTTGATCTTCTGCTCGACTTGATTCGGAAGCAGAATATCGACATCTACGACATCCCAATTGGGCGCATCACGGCGCAGTTTCTGGAGTATACGCATCACCTGAAAGAGACGGATGTGGATGCGGCGGGCGAGTTTATCTATATGGCTTCGCTGCTGATCCACATCAAGAGCAAGACGCTGCTGCCGCGCGACCCGCTGCTGGCGGGAATGGACTCTGACCCGGAAGATCCGCGTCGGGAGTTGGTGGAGCGACTGCTGGAACATGAGCGGTTCAAATCCGCGGCGCAGATGCTGATGCAGAAGCAGCAGATCGAGGAAGCTACCTGGACGAATCCGGGGATGAAGAATTTCCGGCGGCAGGAGGCGGCGGAGGGTGGCCCAGCGCTTGATGACTCTCGCGAGATAGCTGCTGATACGGTTGATCTGGTTCGCGTGTTTCAAGACATCCTGGCTCGGCTGCGGGCGAGACCGGTCCTCAATGTCGATGAGGAGTCTGTGACGGTGGCGCAGATGATCGACTATGTGAAGCGGCGGCTGGTGATGGAAGACAAGCCTGTTTCGCTGCGCCGTCTGCTGCACAACACCCACTCGGAGCGAGCACTGATCTGCATGTTCCTGGCGATGCTTGAACTGGTTCGGCTACAGGCGGTGCTGCTGCATCAGCCGGTGATGCAGGGCGACATTCTGATCAAGAAGACGGATGCGTTTGAGCAGGTGTTTACCGACCAGTCGCAGGCTCGGGACGACTGGCAGTAG
- the trpS gene encoding tryptophan--tRNA ligase, which produces MIDETSDKLTSTPRARVLSGMRPTGKLHLGNYMGALYNWVQLQHKYECYFFIADYHALTTDYADTSNLRANVREVALDFLAGGLDPSLCTIFVQSKVPAHFELNDLLGMLTPLSWLERVPSYKDQQEQLREKDLATFGFLGYPLLQSADILLYQPEYVPVGQDQAAHVELTREVARRFNQFYPGEFILSPNAAPWELRAIHEKARKISGDPNQASFSPHELYQAAEQTKKLSGFTRSEVLPEPQVLLTPSPKLPGTDGRKMSKSYKNTVLLSDTEAEVRSKLKTMVTDPARIHRTDPGNPDVCPVFDLHKVFSPQQTQDDARLGCTTAGIGCIECKGWLANNVVRLLAPIRERRRHYEANPDEVAAILHDGAQRANARAALTMEQVRSAVGLD; this is translated from the coding sequence ATGATCGATGAAACCTCTGACAAGCTGACGAGTACACCGCGCGCCCGCGTGCTGAGCGGGATGCGTCCCACGGGTAAGCTGCACCTTGGCAACTATATGGGTGCGCTCTACAACTGGGTGCAGTTGCAGCATAAATACGAGTGCTACTTCTTTATTGCGGACTATCACGCGCTGACGACCGACTATGCGGATACTTCGAATCTGCGGGCAAATGTGCGTGAGGTTGCGTTAGATTTTCTTGCGGGCGGTCTTGATCCCAGCCTCTGTACGATCTTCGTTCAGAGTAAGGTGCCTGCCCATTTTGAACTGAATGATCTGCTCGGCATGCTGACTCCGTTGAGTTGGCTGGAACGCGTTCCCAGCTATAAGGATCAGCAGGAACAGCTTCGTGAGAAGGATCTTGCGACGTTCGGATTTCTGGGGTATCCGCTACTGCAATCGGCGGACATCCTGCTGTATCAACCGGAGTATGTCCCGGTCGGGCAGGATCAGGCTGCCCATGTTGAGTTGACGCGCGAGGTGGCTCGGCGTTTCAACCAGTTCTATCCCGGCGAATTCATCCTTTCGCCGAATGCTGCGCCGTGGGAGCTTCGCGCGATTCATGAGAAGGCGCGGAAGATCAGCGGTGATCCCAATCAGGCGAGTTTCTCTCCGCATGAGCTCTACCAAGCTGCTGAGCAGACGAAGAAGCTCTCAGGCTTCACGAGAAGTGAGGTTTTACCAGAGCCGCAGGTGCTGCTGACGCCTTCGCCAAAGCTGCCGGGAACGGACGGGCGCAAGATGTCGAAGAGTTACAAGAACACGGTTCTGCTTTCTGATACTGAGGCTGAAGTGCGCTCGAAGTTGAAGACGATGGTGACTGATCCGGCGCGCATCCATCGCACTGATCCGGGCAATCCAGATGTGTGCCCGGTCTTTGATCTGCACAAGGTGTTCTCACCACAGCAAACGCAGGACGATGCTCGTCTGGGATGTACGACTGCGGGGATCGGCTGTATTGAATGCAAAGGATGGCTTGCGAATAACGTAGTTCGCCTGCTTGCACCGATTCGAGAGCGTCGTCGGCACTATGAGGCGAATCCTGATGAGGTCGCAGCGATCTTGCATGACGGCGCCCAGCGAGCGAATGCGCGTGCGGCGTTAACGATGGAACAGGTTCGCAGTGCAGTGGGTCTCGACTAA